The genomic DNA GGCCGCATCGCGGCGCGGGCCGGCGGCGTGCGCCTCTGGGACGGCGAGCTGCCGCCCGCCCCGGTGGGCGACCTGACGCTGCGCGCGGACGGCACCCTGTCGCTGGAGCCGCCGGCCAAGGTCGAAGCCGTCTGCGGCGGCCGCGGGTCGATCCCCGCCATCCGCGGCCGGCCGATCGACGAGGCCCGGACGGCGCTGATCGCCGCGGGCTGGACGCCGGTGAGGGGCGCGCCGAGCGACGATGCGCGGGAGCGGGATCTCGCCCGGCGCGGCGTGATCGAGGTCGACGGCTGTTCCGGGACCGGCCTCGCCTATTGCAGCTTCCGGTATGCCGGGGCCGCCGGCACGCTCTCGGTGACGACGACGGGCGAGGGCGATCTGCCCGAGGTCCACGAATACGGGATCACGTGCCGATGAGGCGGATCCTGCGGGCGCTGACGCTGATCGCCGCGACGGGCCCGACCGCCGCCGTCGCGGCGCCCGCACCGCCCTGCGCGGCCGACGCCGAGCGGCAGGCCCTCGCGCTGCTGCGCTTCCGCGGCGACGGCGACGCGCGGGCGACGGTCGATCCCGCTTCCGTCCGGTCCGTCGGCACCGCCGCGTCCCCGGTCGGGACGCGGCGCTTCCGGGGGATCGAGGTGGGGGCAGCATCGACAAGGGCGCGTATCGGATCCGGCTGATCGACGCGCCGATGACCGGGCGCCGCGGGCTGATGGGGCAGGGGATCCTCGAGCGCTCCGATCCCTCCTGAGCACCGCACGCCGCCCGGCGCACGGGCCGCGGGCCTCGTCCTCAGCGCGCGCCGAGGCAGCCGGTCCCGGGCGCCGGCAGGACCAGCCAGGCGCCGCCCGCGTAGAGGCGCCGGACCGCCCCCGGCGCCGCGGGCCGGAGCACCAGATACGCGCGGCCGGCCGAGACCAGGGCGCCGTCGTCGGCGGCCGCCAGGGCGGCGGGGTTGCCGAGCGCCACCACGGCCTCAGGCTGGACCGCGAGGGCGGTCAGCGCGGTCACGCCCAGCCACCCGGCGAGCGCCGCCGCGGCGGCGCCGACCGGCAGGCCGCGCCGCGGGCGCCGATCAGTAGTCGTAGGCATGCTCGAACCGGCCCCCCGCGGCCTCCACGGCGCGGATCTGCGCGACGAGCTGCTCCACCGCGGTGTCGTAGCCGACGCGCTGCCAGCCCGGCTCGGACTGGATCGGCATCGCGAACAGCGGCTCGGCCCCCGCGAGGGTGACCGCCCGGCCCGCCGGCAGGAGGACGGTGGTGAGGATCCGGCGGTTGCCGGCGATCTCCAGCACGGTCCGGCCGCGGGCGCCCAGGCCCCGGACGATCTCCGTGAAGGCCCGGTAGCGCGGCGTCTCCATCAGGGCGGCCGGTCCGCCGTCGCCGGCCGGGACGGGGCCGAGGAAGGCGATGCGCGGGTCGGCGGTCGCATCGCCCGCGTCGAGCCCCGCCACGACGCTGCGGATCGTCAGGCCGGCCGGGTCCATCCCGGCGAGCCACGCGATCCCCCGCGCGTAGGCCCATTTCACCCCGTACTGCAGGGTGAGGGCGCCGCGCCGCTCGACCGCCCGCAGGGACGGCGTGAAAGGGACCTCGTGCCAGAGCCGGGCCAGCTCCGCGTCGAACGGGTAGCGGTACCAGGGGGTCTGGCGCAGGAACGCGGCGTAGTCCGCGAGCAGCCGCGCGTTGAACCGGTCCTCGTCCGCGAGCTCGGGCCCCCGCCACCGCGCGGTCAGCGCCCCGACGGTGCGCTCGTAGGCGCCCTGGATCAGCATCTCGGCCGTGAAGCTGAGGCCGATCACGTAGTTGGTGACCTTCTGGCCCGCGGTGACGTCGCCGGTGCGCCCGGCCGCCCGGGTCGCCCCGCACAGGCTCGTCCAGAAGCCGGCGGTGGCCGCCCCGTAGTCGAAGGCCGATTCCGAGGCGGATCGCGTCACCCCGGCGAGGTCCGCGTAGGCGTGGACGATGGCCCATTCGGGGAAGGTCAGGTAGCTGTCGCCGGCCGCGCGCTTGTAGCCGTCGGGGGCGATCCCGAAGCGCGAGCCGCTCCCCGCACGGCCCTGCAGGGCGGGGTCGGGCGCGGCCGCGCAGCCCCCCTCGATCGCCGCGACCGGCAGGGCGCAGGCGAGCGCGAGGAGCGCCAGGCCGGCGGCCGCCCAGCGGGCGCGCCGCCGGCGGCGGGTGGGCCGCGGGCTCACGCCGCGACCGTCGCGGCGCCGCGCCACGGCCACCAGCCGAGCACCACGCCGGCGAGCCCCAGGCACAGGTGCGGGCCGTTCGAGAGGAGCGGGCTGTCCTGAAAACCCTTCAGGAACAGCGACAGGTCGAGGAAGCTCGACCCGGTGAGCACGCCGACGACGCCGTCGAGGAGGTAGATCGCCCCGAAGGCGCGCAGGAAGGTCACGGCGGCCGACCGCGACCACAGCGCGGCGGCGAGCGCCCACAGGCCGGAGGCGAGGTGGAGCGCGTCCTTGTAGACGTCGAGCCGGAACAGGCCGAAGACGCGGCCCTCCGCGTCCCGGAAGGCCGGGACGTAGTCGGTGGCGGCGGCGAACAGCAGGATGGCCGCGAAGGCGAGGGCGGCCGCCCGGGGAAGCGAGACTGTCATGCGGATCCTCGCGCTCAGGCCATGTAGGTCGACCACAGGGCGTTCCGGAACAGCAGCCCCGGATCGTAGCGGCGCTTGGCCGCCACGAAGGTGTCGAGATCGGGATAGGCCCGGGCCATCTGGTCGCGCCGGGCGTGCAGGCGGTAGGGCAGGTAATAGGCCCCGCCGATCGCCACGACGCGCTCGATCAGGGCCTCGGTCATGCGCATCATCGCGGCCTCGTCGCCGGGGGTGAGCCCCTGCGAGAACGACATCACCGCGCCGATGCGCGGGGCCGGCGCGTAGGCCAGCCTCGAATCCGGGTCCGCCGCGACGTAGCGCAGGGTGACGTTGAGGCAGTCGCAGCCCGAGCGCGGGATGGTCTCGCGGCAGGCGGCGAGGAACGCGTCGAAGCGCTCGGGCGGGACGAAGTACTCGTGCAGGATGTCGGTGCGGCCAGGGTCGCGCGAGGCGAGGTTGGCCACCGGCTCGTTCATCAGGCTGTTGCGGGTGGCGAGGCCGGGATCCAGGGCCGGGTTGAGCCGGGTCTCGGCGATCCAGCGGGCGCGCTTGCCGAGCTCGCTGCCGACCTGGGCGCGGTAGATCTCCCGCGAGACGGCCGAGAACGCTCCCTGCGCGGCCGCCGCGGGCAGGACCTGCGGCGGGTGCTCGGCCTCCGCGTAGGTGACGAGGATCGCCTCGTCGAAGAACCCGGCCCGCGCCACCGAGAGGCGGCCGTAGGCCATGCGCAGCCGCGCGTCGCGCGCCACCGCCGCCGCGAGGGCCGGGGCGAAGGCGGCGGCCGGCATCACCGCGAAGGTCGGCGTCAGGAGGCGGTTCGGCACCATCTCGACCACGAGGTCGACCAGGACGCCGAACAGGCCGTAGCCGCCCATCGCCAGCCCGAACAGCTCGGCGTTCTCGGTGCGGGAGCAGGTCACGAGGCTGCCGTCGGCCAGGACGAGGCGGAGGGCGCGGACCGTGGAGCCGAACGGGCCGTAGGGCGCGGGCCAGCCGTGGGCGTTGACGCTGAAGGTCGAGCCGACCCCGAAATCGCTGTTCGACTGCATCACCGCGGGCGAGAACCCGATCCGGTCGAGCTGCCGGATGACCTGCGCCCAGCGCGCGCCGGCCCCGACCCGGTAGAGGCCGGCGGCGGTGTCGGGCTCGATCGGGCCGCCCTCCAGGGTCACGGCAGTCCCGTCGCGGGCGAGGCTCTGTCCGCCCATGGAGTGGCGGGCGACGCCGACGGCGACCGGCCGCCCGGCGGCGGCGGCGTCCCGGATCTCGGCGCGCACGGCCTCGATCAGGACGTCGGTCGAGCCCGTCGGGAGGACGGCGTGCCGCGTCACCGGGGTCGGGTTGAGGCCGCTCGCGTCGTTCAGGATGGTGCGCGGGGCGGCCCGTGCCGCCCGCGGCAGCAGCGCGGCGGCCGCCGCGGCGCCGCCGCCCGCGAGGATCCCGCGCCTGCTCGGTCCCGTCCCGGCCATGCCCGCCCTCGATGCCCGCCCTCGATGCCCGCCCTCGATCCGCGCCGATGGGGCGACCGGATCGCCCGCCGGAGAACTCTGCGACGGGTCCGGATCCGGCGGCGTGAGATCGCGCACGGTGCGCCGCCCGCCGGTGCGACGCGGGGCAATCAGCAGCAAGGGCAGGGCGCGGTCAACAGCCCGGTGGCGGACCGTTCCGGCCGTCGCCGGATCTCCAGGACGGAGGCAGCCCGGACGGCGCTCGAACCGGTCTGGACGCTGTTCTTGGACACCCTGGCGCGCCCTACGGGAATCGAACCCGTGTTTTCGCCGTGAAAGGGCGACGTCCTGGACCGCTAGACGAAGGGCGCTCTGGCTGGGCCGGGGTTCTATAGTCGGACCGGAGACGCCCGGCAACCGTCCAGGCGCGGCACAGGTGCCACAGGTCCCGAGTTTGACCGCGCGCCGGGTTGGGGCGATGGAGAGCCATGCCCCAGCCCACCCCTCGCATGACCCTCGTCCTCGGCGGGGCGCGGTCCGGCAAGAGCGCCTACGCGGAAGGGCTGATCGAAGCCTGTCCCGGCCCGTGGCTCTACCTCGCCACCGCCCAGGCCTTCGACGACGAGATGGTCGACCGCATCGCCCAGCACCGCGCGCGGCGCGGCGGCGCCTGGCGCACCCGCGACGTGCCGCTCGCCCTGCCGGAGGCGGTCGCCGAGGCCGAGGGACCGGTCCTGGTGGACTGCCTCACGCTCTGGCTCACCAACCTGATCCTGGCGGAGGCCGACGTGGCGCAGGCGACGGCGCGGCTCCTCGCCGCCTGCGCCGACGCCCCGGGCCCGCTCGTGCTGGTCGGCAACGAGGTCGGGCTCGGGATCGTCCCCGACAACGCCCTCGCCCGGCGCTTCCGCGACGCCGCCGGCCGCCTCCACCAGCAGCTCGCCGCGCGGGCCGACCGGGTCGTGCTCACCGTGGCCGGCCTGCCGCTGCTCGTGAAGCCGCAGCCCCCTCAGACACAAGTCCGCCCGACAGGAGCCTCCGCATGAGCGACGACGCCGCGCGCCACCGGGAGAAGATGGAGAAGCGCAAGGCCGTCCAGGACGCCGAGGTGGCCGCCAAGACCCTCGAGAAGGGCCTCCTCCTGGTCCATACCGGCCCCGGCAAGGGCAAGAGCACGGCGGCTCTGGGGCTGATGCTGCGGGCGCTCGGCCGCGGCTGGCGGGTCGGCATGGTGCAGTTCATCAAGGGCGGCTGGGACACGGGCGAGCGCCACGCCGTGGCGGCCTTCGGCGACCGGGTCGCGTGGCACACCCTCGGGGAGGGGTTCACCTGGGAGACCCAGGACAAGGCCCGGGACATCGCCGCCTGCCGCCACGCCTGGGACGTCGCCGCGGGGCTGATGGCCGATCCCACGATCCGCCTGCTCGTCCTCGACGAGCTGAACATCGCGCTGCGCTACGCCTATCTCGACCTCGACGCGGTGCTGGCCGCCCTGCGCGCGCGCCGGCCGGACCTGCACGTCGTGGTCACCGGCCGCAACGCCAAGCCGGCCCTGATCGAGGCCGCCGACCTCGTCACCGAGATGGGCAGCGTCAAGCACCACTTCGCCGCCGGCGTGAAGGCGCAGGAAGGGATCGAGTTCTGAGCCCGCCGCGCGCGAAGGCCCTGATGATCCAGGGCACCGGCTCCGATGTCGGCAAGTCGCTGATCGTGGCGGGGCTGGCGCGCGCCTTCACCGAGCGGGGCCTGAGGGTCCGGCCGTTCAAGCCGCAGAACATGTCGAACAACGCCGCCGTCACCGCCGACGGCGGCGAGATCGGCCGGGCGCAGGCGCTCCAGGCCCGCGCCGCCCGGGTGGCGCCCTCCGTGCACATGAACCCGGTCCTGCTGAAGCCGCAGAGCGAGGTCGGCTCCCAGGTGGTGGTGCAGGGCCGGATGGTCGCGACCGTGAAGGCGCGCGACTACCAGGCCTGGAAGCCGCGGCTCCTGTCCGCCGTCCTGGACAGCTTCTCGCGCCTCGCGGAAGACGCCGACCTCGTCCTCGTCGAGGGCGCGGGCTCCGCCTCCGAGGTCAACCTGCGCGCGGGCGACATCGCCAATATGGGCTTCGCCCGGGCCACCGACACGCCGGTGGTGCTGGTCGGCGACATCGACCGGGGCGGAGTCATAGCGAGCCTCGTCGGCACGAAGGCGGTGATCGACCCCGAGGACGCCGCGCTGATCGCCGGCTTCCTCGTCAACCGGTTCCGGGGCGATCCGAGCCTGTTCGCCGACGGCATGCGGCTGATCGCCGAGCGCACCGGCTGGGCGGCGCTCGGCCTCGTGCCGCACTTCCCCGGCGCCGCGCGCCTGCCGGCCGAGGACGTGCTGGGCCTCGCCGGCTCGGAAGCGCGCGGACCGGGCTCCGTCACGGTGGCGGTGCCGGTGCTGCCGCGCATCGCCAATTTCGACGATCTCGACCCGCTGCGGGCGGAGCCGGGCGTGTCCGTGGTCCTGGTCCGGCCCGGCACGCCGATCCCCGCCGAGGCCGCCCTCGTGCTGCTGCCGGGCTCGAAGACCACGATCGACGACCTGGAGGCCTTCCGCCAGGAGGGCTGGGACGTCGACCTGCGCGCCCATGTCCGCCGGGGCGGCCGGGTGCTCGGCCTGTGCGGCGGCTACCAGATGCTGGGCAAGAGCCTCGCCGACCCGCACGGGATCGAGGGGGCGCCGCGCACGGTGCCGGGCCTCGGGCTCCTCGACGTCGACACCGTGATGACGCCGGAGAAGCGCCTCGCCGCCGTCACCGGCGCGAGCCTGCCCGACGGCGTGCCGTTCTCCGGCTACGAGATGCATATCGGCGCGACCGCGGGCCCCGACACGGCCCGGCCGCTGCTGCGCCTCGCCGACGGCCGCCGGGACGGGGCGGTCTCGGCGGACGGGCGCGTGGCCGGGACCTACGTCCACGGCCTGTTCGCCGACGACGCCCAGCGGGCGGCCTGGCTCGCGCGCCTCGGCACCCTCTCGGAGGGCGCCGGCTACGAGGCCGGGGTCGAGGCGGCCCTCGACGGCCTCGCGCGACACATCGCGGCCCATGTCGACTGCGACCGCCTCCTGGCGCTTGCCCGGTAGCCGGGGCCTGAGCCAGGGATTACTCCGTGTAATGCCGGCCCCGCCACGAAGGGCCGCACGCGCTCGGAGGAACGCCCCATGCCGCCCACGCCGTCCCCCGCCGGGGAGGATCTCGCCGCGAGCACCGTCCGGACCGTGACCCTGCGGCTGATGCCGCTCCTCGGCCTGCTCTACCTGATCGCCTATATCGACCGGCAGAACGTCTCCTACGCCAAGCTGGAGATGGTCGGCAGCCTCGGCCTCTCCGAGACCGCCTACGGCCTCGGGGCCTCGCTGTTCTTCCTCGGCTACTTCCTGTTCGAGGTGCCGGCCAACGTCTTCCTGGAGCGGGTCGGCGCGCGGATCTGGTTCGCCCGGATCATGATCACCTGGGGGATCGTCACCGTCCTGCTGGGCTTCACCCAGGGCACGGCGATGTTCTACGTGCTGCGCTTCCTGCTCGGCGCCGCGGAGGCCGGCTTCTTCCCCGGCGTGCTGTTCGCCCTCACGCTCTGGTTCCCCCAGACCCACCGGGCGCGGATGATCGGCTGGTTCATGATCGCGAGCGCCGTCGCCAACGCGGTCGGCGCGGCGGTCGGCGGGGCGCTGCTCGGCCTCGACGGGCTGCTCGGCCTCCAGGGCTGGCAATGGGTGTTCCTGGCCACCGGCGCGCCGGCGATTCTCATGGCCGCGGTGGTGCTGTTCGTCCTGCCGGACGGCCCCGAGACCGCGCCCTGGCTGTCGCAGGCCCAGCGCGACTGGCTCGCCCGCACGCTCCGGGCCGAGCGCGAGGACGGCGGCCACGTCGACCACGGCAACCCGTTCGCGGCGCTCCTCGACCGGCGGGTGCTGATGCTCGCCGGGGTCTACGTCTCGCTGCCGCTCGCCGCCTACGGCCTGGGCTACTGGCTGCCGACCGTGGTCAAGGGCTTCGGCGTCTCGAACCTGACCAACGGCTTCCTCAACATCATCCCGTGGATGGCGACGGCCTTCGCCCTGTGGTGGGTGCCGCGCCACGCCGCCCGCACGGGCGCGCAGGGCAACGCGCTGACCTGGCACGTGGTCGGACCGGCCCTGGTCGGGGCGGCGGGCCTCGCGCTCAGCGTCGTCCTGCCGGGCAACGCCGTGAAGTTCGCCTGCCTGTGCGTGGCCGCGGCCGGGACCTTCGCGGCCCAGCCGGTCTTCTGGTCGATGCCCGGGACGTTCCTGCGCGGCGCCTCGGCGGCCGCCGGGATCGCGGCGATCAACTCGGTGGGCAATCTCGGCGGCTTCGTGGCCCAGAACGCCGTGCCCTTCATCCGCGACCAGACCAAGAGCGACCTCGTGCCGATGCTGTTCCTGGCCGCCTGCCTGGCCCTGGGCGCCGGCCTCATGTTCGTGGTCCTCTCGGCCCTGCGGCGGGACGCGGCGCGGCGGTCGGTCCCGGCCGGCGCGCGACCGGCCTGAACACGGGCCGGGTTCGTGCGTTATCCTTCCTCAGGCCGGATTGTCCGGCAGGATGATGCCGACCCGCGCGTCCGCGGGCCATCGTCGAGGAGGGCACCGCGATGAGCCAGGGATTCCCGCTACTGATCCTCGCCTTCGGCACGCTCGGCGGCATCTGGTTCCTGGCCGCCGCGGCCCGGAAGCAGGTCGCCGACGCCAAGGGCAGCCCGGAGCGCTCGAACCTGATCCACCACCACGGCGGCGCGCCGCGGCCGAACATGCCGGGCACCGAGCACTGAGGATCGCGCGGCCGATCCCTCAGCCGGCGGCGATCCGCCGGCAATGCGCGAGGGCGGCGCCGATCAGGTTGTCGCTGGCCTCGGGCGTGCGGAACGCCGAGTGCGCCGACAGGGTGACGTTCGGCAGGCTCGCCAGCGGGTGATCCGCCGGCAGGGGCTCGACCGTGAACACGTCGAGCCCGGCCCGCGCCACCTGGCCGGTGCGCAGGGCCTCGACCAGGGCGGCCTCGTCGAGCACCGCCCCGCGGGCGGTGTTGATCAGCATCGCGCCGGGCTTCATCGCGGCGATCCGCGCGGCCGACAGGAAGCCGCGCGTCGCGTCGGTGAGGAGCAGGTGGAGCGAGACCACGTCGCTCTCGGCGAGCAGGCGGTCGAGGGGGACGAAGTCGACGCCGGGATGGGCCTTCGGTGTCCGGTTCCAGGCGAGCACCCGCATGCCCACACCCCGGCAGAGGCGCGCCATCTCGGCGGCGATCCCGCCGAACCCGACGAGGCCGACGGTCTTGCCGGTGAGCTGGATCCCCTCCGTGCGCAGCCAGGATCCGGCGCGCATCGCCCGGTCCATCTCGGGCAGGCCGCGGGCGGCGGCCCACATCAGCGCGAAGGCGCACTCGGCGACCGCCGTGTCGCCGTAGCCCTTGATGGTGTGGACGGTGACGCCGAGCGCGTCCCGGAGCGCCTCCGGGTCCATGTAGCTGCGGGCGCCGGTGCCGAGGAACACGACGTGCTTCAGGCCCGCGCAGGCCCGGGCCACGTCGAGGGGGAGGGCGGTGTGGTCGATCACCGCGGTCTCGGCGCCGTCGAGGATCGCGGGCAGATCCTGCGGCGCGATGCCGGGATCCGCGTGGATCGCGAAGGGCGGGTCGTCGGGGCGCAACAGCCGCCGGGCCACCGCCGCCAGGGTCTCGCTGGCGTCCACGAACACAGCGCGCATCGGCGTCTCCCTCATCCGGCCCCGTCCGGCCCCGTCCGGCCACGATGCGTCCGGTGCGCGGGCCGTGCCAAGGCCCGATCGGGGGATGCCGCCGTCCCGGCGCGCGGAGCGAAGACGGCTCAGCCCGCCAGGGTCAGGCAGAGCCCGAGGAGCGCCAGCACGAGCCCGCCCTGGAGCCAGCAGGCCGTCCGGTAGAGGGTCAGGGCCCGGGCGATGTCGTCGGCCGCGGCCGCGTCCCGGCCGTCGCCCATATGGGCGTCCGGGACGAGGGTGCCGTCGTAGACCCGCGGCCCCGCGAGCCGCAGGCCCAGCGCGCCGGCCATGGCGGATTCGGGCCAGCCGGCATTCGGCGAGCGGTGCCGGCGCGCGTCCCGGGCCATCGCCCGGAGCGCCCCGCGGGCGTCGGCGCCCCGCAGGGCCGCCGCCCCGGCGATCAGCAGGCCCGCGAGCCGGGAGGCCGGCAGGTTCACGCCGTCGTCGAGCCGCGCGGCCGCCCAGCCGAAGGCCTCGTAGCGCGGGCTGCGGTGGCCGATCATGCTGTCGGCGGTGTTGATCGCCTTGTAGAGGGCGCCGCCCGGCAGGCCGAGGCAGCCGATCCAGAAGGCCGGCGCCACGATCCCGTCGGAGAAGTTCTCCGCCAGGCTCTCGATCGCGGCCCGGCAGACCGCCGCCTCGTCGAGGCGGTCCGGGTCGCGCCCGACGAT from Methylobacterium radiotolerans JCM 2831 includes the following:
- a CDS encoding DUF4383 domain-containing protein, producing the protein MTVSLPRAAALAFAAILLFAAATDYVPAFRDAEGRVFGLFRLDVYKDALHLASGLWALAAALWSRSAAVTFLRAFGAIYLLDGVVGVLTGSSFLDLSLFLKGFQDSPLLSNGPHLCLGLAGVVLGWWPWRGAATVAA
- a CDS encoding FAD-binding oxidoreductase, with the protein product MAGTGPSRRGILAGGGAAAAAALLPRAARAAPRTILNDASGLNPTPVTRHAVLPTGSTDVLIEAVRAEIRDAAAAGRPVAVGVARHSMGGQSLARDGTAVTLEGGPIEPDTAAGLYRVGAGARWAQVIRQLDRIGFSPAVMQSNSDFGVGSTFSVNAHGWPAPYGPFGSTVRALRLVLADGSLVTCSRTENAELFGLAMGGYGLFGVLVDLVVEMVPNRLLTPTFAVMPAAAFAPALAAAVARDARLRMAYGRLSVARAGFFDEAILVTYAEAEHPPQVLPAAAAQGAFSAVSREIYRAQVGSELGKRARWIAETRLNPALDPGLATRNSLMNEPVANLASRDPGRTDILHEYFVPPERFDAFLAACRETIPRSGCDCLNVTLRYVAADPDSRLAYAPAPRIGAVMSFSQGLTPGDEAAMMRMTEALIERVVAIGGAYYLPYRLHARRDQMARAYPDLDTFVAAKRRYDPGLLFRNALWSTYMA
- the cobU gene encoding bifunctional adenosylcobinamide kinase/adenosylcobinamide-phosphate guanylyltransferase, which codes for MPQPTPRMTLVLGGARSGKSAYAEGLIEACPGPWLYLATAQAFDDEMVDRIAQHRARRGGAWRTRDVPLALPEAVAEAEGPVLVDCLTLWLTNLILAEADVAQATARLLAACADAPGPLVLVGNEVGLGIVPDNALARRFRDAAGRLHQQLAARADRVVLTVAGLPLLVKPQPPQTQVRPTGASA
- the cobO gene encoding cob(I)yrinic acid a,c-diamide adenosyltransferase; this translates as MSDDAARHREKMEKRKAVQDAEVAAKTLEKGLLLVHTGPGKGKSTAALGLMLRALGRGWRVGMVQFIKGGWDTGERHAVAAFGDRVAWHTLGEGFTWETQDKARDIAACRHAWDVAAGLMADPTIRLLVLDELNIALRYAYLDLDAVLAALRARRPDLHVVVTGRNAKPALIEAADLVTEMGSVKHHFAAGVKAQEGIEF
- a CDS encoding cobyric acid synthase, which gives rise to MIQGTGSDVGKSLIVAGLARAFTERGLRVRPFKPQNMSNNAAVTADGGEIGRAQALQARAARVAPSVHMNPVLLKPQSEVGSQVVVQGRMVATVKARDYQAWKPRLLSAVLDSFSRLAEDADLVLVEGAGSASEVNLRAGDIANMGFARATDTPVVLVGDIDRGGVIASLVGTKAVIDPEDAALIAGFLVNRFRGDPSLFADGMRLIAERTGWAALGLVPHFPGAARLPAEDVLGLAGSEARGPGSVTVAVPVLPRIANFDDLDPLRAEPGVSVVLVRPGTPIPAEAALVLLPGSKTTIDDLEAFRQEGWDVDLRAHVRRGGRVLGLCGGYQMLGKSLADPHGIEGAPRTVPGLGLLDVDTVMTPEKRLAAVTGASLPDGVPFSGYEMHIGATAGPDTARPLLRLADGRRDGAVSADGRVAGTYVHGLFADDAQRAAWLARLGTLSEGAGYEAGVEAALDGLARHIAAHVDCDRLLALAR
- a CDS encoding MFS transporter, which produces MPPTPSPAGEDLAASTVRTVTLRLMPLLGLLYLIAYIDRQNVSYAKLEMVGSLGLSETAYGLGASLFFLGYFLFEVPANVFLERVGARIWFARIMITWGIVTVLLGFTQGTAMFYVLRFLLGAAEAGFFPGVLFALTLWFPQTHRARMIGWFMIASAVANAVGAAVGGALLGLDGLLGLQGWQWVFLATGAPAILMAAVVLFVLPDGPETAPWLSQAQRDWLARTLRAEREDGGHVDHGNPFAALLDRRVLMLAGVYVSLPLAAYGLGYWLPTVVKGFGVSNLTNGFLNIIPWMATAFALWWVPRHAARTGAQGNALTWHVVGPALVGAAGLALSVVLPGNAVKFACLCVAAAGTFAAQPVFWSMPGTFLRGASAAAGIAAINSVGNLGGFVAQNAVPFIRDQTKSDLVPMLFLAACLALGAGLMFVVLSALRRDAARRSVPAGARPA
- a CDS encoding NAD(P)-dependent oxidoreductase; this translates as MRAVFVDASETLAAVARRLLRPDDPPFAIHADPGIAPQDLPAILDGAETAVIDHTALPLDVARACAGLKHVVFLGTGARSYMDPEALRDALGVTVHTIKGYGDTAVAECAFALMWAAARGLPEMDRAMRAGSWLRTEGIQLTGKTVGLVGFGGIAAEMARLCRGVGMRVLAWNRTPKAHPGVDFVPLDRLLAESDVVSLHLLLTDATRGFLSAARIAAMKPGAMLINTARGAVLDEAALVEALRTGQVARAGLDVFTVEPLPADHPLASLPNVTLSAHSAFRTPEASDNLIGAALAHCRRIAAG
- the cbiB gene encoding adenosylcobinamide-phosphate synthase CbiB, with the protein product MVHLPGTFADTLAVLAVALGIEAAAGYPDALYRAAGHPVTWIGRLIAALERGLNRGSARRRRAAGCLALALLLAAVGSAALAVAALAGLAGPLPALLLLGLICASLPAQRSLHQHVAAVETALRAGGLEAGRRAVAMIVGRDPDRLDEAAVCRAAIESLAENFSDGIVAPAFWIGCLGLPGGALYKAINTADSMIGHRSPRYEAFGWAAARLDDGVNLPASRLAGLLIAGAAALRGADARGALRAMARDARRHRSPNAGWPESAMAGALGLRLAGPRVYDGTLVPDAHMGDGRDAAAADDIARALTLYRTACWLQGGLVLALLGLCLTLAG